A single genomic interval of Zobellia nedashkovskayae harbors:
- a CDS encoding DMT family transporter codes for MNDYNKKWLYLILLSLVWGSSFILIKKALVGLTPIQLGGLRIVFASLILFLFGFRSIRTLSIKDWKWVTWAGLLSSFFPPFLFALAQTQIDSGVTSILNSVVPLLTTLVGVLLFGALITKRQVAGVFIGLAGTIALVVAGMDFNPNQNYWYAIFILLSALAYALNINIIKKHLNHLSPLAVTTASFSIAFLPALVLVIYSGFFNEVQGNITMQSSLWYLLILAIVGTSIANIFFNKLIQLSSPVFAASVTYLIPLVAIFWGVLDGESLNAYQLIGGLVILLGVWMVNRRKK; via the coding sequence TTGAACGATTATAATAAAAAGTGGCTTTACCTGATTTTGTTATCATTGGTGTGGGGCTCTTCGTTTATCTTGATAAAGAAAGCTTTGGTTGGGCTTACACCTATACAATTGGGTGGTTTACGAATTGTATTCGCGTCTCTTATTCTTTTTTTATTCGGCTTTAGAAGCATTCGTACTTTGAGTATTAAGGATTGGAAATGGGTTACATGGGCAGGTTTATTGAGTTCCTTTTTTCCTCCTTTTCTGTTCGCTCTTGCACAAACGCAGATTGATAGTGGTGTGACTTCTATTTTAAATTCTGTGGTACCCTTATTAACTACGCTAGTAGGCGTGCTCCTTTTTGGTGCTCTAATAACTAAAAGGCAGGTGGCAGGGGTTTTTATTGGTTTGGCAGGAACAATTGCATTAGTTGTTGCCGGAATGGATTTTAATCCTAATCAAAATTATTGGTATGCTATCTTCATCCTACTTTCAGCTTTAGCGTATGCCCTGAATATTAATATTATAAAGAAGCATTTAAATCATTTAAGCCCATTGGCAGTCACAACAGCTAGTTTTTCCATAGCTTTTTTGCCTGCTTTAGTGTTGGTTATTTACTCGGGTTTTTTTAATGAAGTTCAAGGGAATATAACCATGCAATCTTCGCTTTGGTATCTTTTGATACTCGCCATTGTAGGAACCTCAATTGCCAATATATTTTTCAACAAATTAATACAATTGTCTAGTCCGGTTTTTGCAGCATCGGTTACTTATTTAATTCCTCTAGTCGCCATTTTTTGGGGCGTTTTAGACGGAGAATCTTTAAACGCTTACCAACTTATTGGTGGTTTAGTTATTTTGTTGGGTGTCTGGATGGTTAACAGGCGAAAAAAGTAA
- a CDS encoding NAD(P)/FAD-dependent oxidoreductase yields the protein MQQEKVDVLVIGAGPSGSVASAYLHKQGLKVKVVEKSKFPRFVIGESLIPRCMDSFEAVGLLDCLKAMNFEVKGGARFMNDKGVVCNFDFSKKHGNGWDWTWQVPRADFDKALTDELQSWGVDIAFEKEVTAVEFSEDGSSVTTIKDVDGNESTVHAKYIVDSSGFGRVLPRLLDLEKPSEIPKHSSIFTHVEDIKRPEGEEGTIITFDVIDTDTWLWVIPFSNGSTSIGYVGKTEYLESFEGTNTEKLQQMMKLSSYYFDRFDGVDYTFEPRMIKNIAKSVKQLCGKGYVLTGNSAEFLDPVFSSGVTFAVESAYLASQLITKELKGEKVDWQTEYTDYMLEGVNVFSTYVKEWYTGNLQTIFFHSTENPVIKEQICAVLAGYVWDKTNPFVKKHNRLVKTVAHIADMEMEAKDDS from the coding sequence ATGCAGCAAGAGAAAGTAGATGTTTTGGTTATTGGAGCAGGTCCATCAGGGTCTGTTGCATCCGCATACCTTCATAAACAAGGGCTAAAAGTAAAAGTGGTTGAGAAGAGCAAGTTTCCTCGCTTTGTAATAGGCGAAAGTCTTATACCGCGCTGTATGGATAGTTTTGAGGCAGTGGGTTTGTTGGATTGTCTTAAAGCTATGAATTTTGAAGTGAAAGGTGGTGCCCGTTTTATGAACGATAAAGGGGTAGTCTGTAATTTTGATTTTAGTAAGAAGCACGGAAATGGCTGGGATTGGACATGGCAAGTACCTAGAGCCGACTTTGATAAAGCCTTGACCGATGAGTTACAATCTTGGGGTGTGGATATTGCTTTTGAAAAGGAGGTAACCGCAGTAGAATTTTCTGAGGATGGCTCATCGGTTACGACCATAAAGGATGTAGACGGAAATGAATCTACCGTTCATGCAAAGTATATTGTTGATTCCAGTGGTTTTGGTAGGGTATTGCCTAGATTGTTGGATTTAGAGAAGCCTTCAGAAATACCTAAACATTCTTCCATATTTACACATGTAGAAGATATTAAAAGACCCGAAGGGGAAGAGGGTACCATAATTACTTTTGATGTAATTGATACGGATACTTGGCTTTGGGTTATTCCTTTTTCTAACGGCTCTACGAGCATTGGTTATGTTGGTAAGACTGAATATTTAGAGTCTTTTGAGGGAACCAATACGGAGAAACTTCAGCAAATGATGAAGCTTTCAAGTTATTACTTTGATAGGTTTGATGGCGTAGACTATACGTTTGAGCCTAGAATGATAAAGAACATTGCCAAGTCAGTTAAGCAACTTTGTGGAAAAGGATATGTGCTAACTGGGAACAGCGCAGAATTTTTAGATCCTGTATTTTCTTCAGGAGTAACTTTTGCTGTGGAGTCTGCTTATTTGGCTTCCCAATTAATAACTAAAGAGCTTAAAGGAGAAAAAGTAGATTGGCAAACAGAGTACACAGATTATATGTTAGAAGGCGTAAATGTATTTTCTACATATGTTAAGGAGTGGTACACCGGAAACTTGCAGACTATTTTCTTTCACAGTACGGAAAACCCTGTAATAAAAGAGCAGATTTGCGCAGTGTTAGCTGGCTATGTGTGGGATAAAACAAATCCGTTCGTTAAAAAACATAATAGGTTAGTGAAAACAGTGGCACATATTGCAGATATGGAGATGGAAGCGAAAGATGATTCTTGA
- a CDS encoding HAL/PAL/TAL family ammonia-lyase produces the protein MPKIEGKLGIEEFYSIIFKGEPLSIDDKVIKTVKDSFDFLKEFSKNKVIYGVNTGFGPMAQYKIKDSETIQLQYNLIRSHASGTGNPIPPKYVKAAMLARLNTLSLGNSGVHPSALEVMTSLINEDVTPLIFEHGGVGASGDLVQLAHLALVLIGEGEVFYKGERRPTQDVFKELNITPIKVELREGLGLINGTSVMTGIGIVNAIYTRRLLEWTICCSSAINEIVQAYDDHLSEELNHTKRHKGQREIARAMRSHLEDSTLTRKREHHLYVDNNGVSVFEEKVQEYYSIRCVPQILGPVLDTLQNVEKTLIEEVNSANDNPIVNVEKKNVYHGGNFHGDYISLEMDKLKLVVTKMTMLAERQLNYLLNSKLNDILPPFVNLGTLGLNFGMQGVQFTATSTTAENQMLSNPMYVHSIPNNNDNQDIVSMGTNAANITKQVIENAFEVIAIEMITVVQAIEYLDLKDKVSSKTRMMYDAVRKIVPPFKDDTIMYPYVNEVKDYIINHQNKEVK, from the coding sequence ATGCCGAAAATAGAAGGAAAGTTAGGAATTGAAGAGTTTTATAGTATCATTTTCAAAGGAGAACCTTTATCAATTGATGACAAAGTAATCAAGACGGTAAAAGACAGTTTTGATTTCCTAAAGGAATTTTCAAAGAATAAAGTTATTTACGGAGTAAACACTGGTTTTGGCCCAATGGCTCAGTATAAAATCAAAGATTCTGAAACCATTCAGCTACAGTATAACTTAATTCGGAGCCATGCTTCAGGCACGGGCAACCCTATACCTCCCAAGTATGTGAAGGCAGCAATGTTAGCTCGTTTAAACACTTTAAGTCTTGGTAATTCCGGAGTTCATCCTTCGGCACTAGAAGTAATGACCTCTCTAATCAATGAAGACGTTACGCCTCTAATTTTTGAACATGGTGGTGTAGGTGCAAGTGGCGATTTAGTTCAACTGGCACATTTAGCCCTTGTTCTTATTGGTGAAGGTGAAGTTTTTTACAAAGGAGAAAGAAGACCTACCCAAGATGTTTTTAAAGAATTGAACATCACACCTATAAAGGTAGAATTGCGTGAAGGTCTTGGTCTAATAAACGGAACATCCGTAATGACCGGCATAGGAATCGTGAACGCCATTTATACGCGTAGGTTATTAGAATGGACTATCTGCTGCTCCTCTGCAATAAATGAAATTGTACAAGCTTACGACGATCATTTATCAGAAGAGCTTAACCATACGAAAAGACATAAAGGGCAACGCGAAATTGCACGAGCAATGCGAAGCCATTTAGAAGATAGCACGCTTACACGCAAAAGAGAACATCATTTATATGTTGATAATAATGGAGTTTCCGTTTTTGAGGAAAAAGTACAAGAGTACTATTCTATACGTTGTGTACCGCAAATCTTAGGACCAGTGTTGGATACTTTGCAAAATGTAGAAAAAACACTCATAGAAGAGGTGAATTCTGCCAATGACAACCCTATTGTTAACGTAGAAAAGAAGAATGTATATCATGGTGGTAATTTCCACGGGGACTATATTTCTTTAGAAATGGATAAGTTGAAACTTGTTGTTACCAAAATGACCATGTTGGCAGAAAGGCAACTTAATTATCTTTTAAATTCAAAACTGAACGATATCCTGCCTCCTTTTGTAAACTTAGGAACTCTAGGCCTCAACTTTGGTATGCAAGGGGTACAGTTTACGGCAACATCAACCACCGCCGAAAACCAAATGCTATCAAACCCAATGTATGTTCACAGTATTCCTAATAACAATGACAACCAAGATATTGTTAGTATGGGTACGAATGCCGCCAATATTACCAAGCAAGTAATTGAAAATGCTTTTGAAGTAATAGCTATTGAAATGATTACCGTAGTCCAAGCTATAGAATACTTAGACTTAAAAGACAAGGTTTCTTCTAAGACAAGAATGATGTACGACGCGGTTCGTAAAATAGTTCCCCCGTTTAAAGATGACACTATCATGTATCCTTATGTAAACGAGGTAAAAGACTATATTATTAACCATCAAAATAAAGAAGTAAAATGA
- a CDS encoding WG repeat-containing protein, with translation MKKLAFLLVLIVNTFTLCAQEYALVREDDKFGFIDKTGAYAIEPQFEKAGSFSNGLAAVLEDDFWGFVDTKGEWAIKPDYDRVKMFNSGYALVLKDDQWNYIDTTGKKLETPNSEKYYDFEDGVALFRAGDKVGLLGTSGKLVLEPTYDVIKKFRNGHAKVNNGELWGMIDATGKVIIPVEYEEVGNTYKDAGVYAKKNGTFGIVHNGSFNPIDNATKVHNFYGDSKLTYASREKKTGFVNSNGEWVLEPKFDKARAFSNGLAPVAEGKKWGYINEKGEMVIEPQFRDAEVFSVSGFAPVKDKAWGFINTSGEVIIPMEYGISGNFAFLKGSEEKGFVNGVARVKSKKGWGFFNEKGELLGDKWFQNAEPFVSVK, from the coding sequence ATGAAAAAGCTAGCATTTTTATTGGTACTTATCGTAAACACATTCACTCTTTGTGCACAAGAATATGCCTTGGTCAGAGAAGATGATAAATTTGGTTTTATAGACAAAACAGGCGCTTATGCAATTGAGCCACAGTTCGAAAAAGCAGGTAGCTTTTCAAACGGCTTAGCAGCGGTCTTGGAAGATGATTTCTGGGGATTTGTTGACACGAAAGGGGAATGGGCAATTAAACCTGACTATGACCGAGTAAAAATGTTCAATTCAGGTTATGCCTTGGTTTTAAAGGATGACCAGTGGAATTATATTGATACGACAGGTAAAAAACTTGAAACTCCAAACAGTGAAAAATATTATGATTTTGAAGATGGAGTCGCCCTTTTTCGCGCAGGAGATAAAGTTGGGCTTTTAGGAACCAGTGGCAAACTAGTATTAGAGCCTACTTATGACGTTATAAAAAAATTTAGAAACGGCCATGCTAAAGTGAATAATGGGGAATTATGGGGAATGATTGATGCCACCGGAAAAGTTATTATTCCTGTTGAATATGAAGAAGTAGGAAACACCTATAAAGATGCAGGCGTCTATGCAAAAAAGAATGGAACTTTTGGAATCGTACATAATGGAAGTTTTAATCCAATTGATAATGCCACCAAAGTGCATAACTTTTATGGAGATTCAAAACTAACCTATGCTTCTCGAGAGAAAAAAACAGGCTTTGTAAATAGCAATGGGGAATGGGTTCTTGAACCTAAATTTGATAAGGCCAGAGCTTTTTCTAATGGTTTAGCTCCTGTTGCGGAAGGCAAAAAGTGGGGTTACATCAACGAAAAAGGAGAAATGGTCATAGAACCTCAATTTCGTGATGCAGAAGTGTTTTCAGTAAGTGGTTTTGCTCCTGTAAAAGATAAAGCGTGGGGTTTCATAAACACTTCTGGCGAGGTCATCATTCCTATGGAATACGGTATTTCAGGTAATTTTGCTTTCTTAAAAGGTTCAGAAGAAAAAGGCTTTGTAAATGGTGTGGCTAGAGTAAAATCTAAAAAAGGTTGGGGCTTCTTTAATGAAAAAGGTGAATTATTAGGTGACAAATGGTTTCAGAATGCAGAGCCATTCGTATCTGTTAAATAA
- the fabG gene encoding 3-oxoacyl-ACP reductase FabG: MEEKKAEKQKYALVTGGSRGIGRAVCVQLAKDLDYQILINYNSNKAAAEETLKLVEEAGGKGELMPFNVTDANAVKAALENWQEAHENDIVEVIVNNAGITQDGMFMWMKYEDWSKVIDTSLHGFFNVTNALIQKLLVNKYGRIINMVSVSGLKGTPGQTNYSAAKGAVIGATKALAQEIAKRNVTVNAVAPGFIRTDMTNDLDEKELKRMIPANRFGEAEEVAHVVSFLASKKSGYITGEVININGGIYS, encoded by the coding sequence ATGGAAGAAAAGAAAGCGGAAAAACAAAAATATGCCTTGGTAACTGGGGGATCTAGAGGAATAGGCCGTGCAGTATGTGTACAACTAGCCAAGGACCTAGACTACCAAATTCTTATCAATTATAATAGTAATAAGGCAGCAGCAGAAGAAACGCTTAAGCTTGTAGAAGAAGCTGGCGGAAAGGGAGAATTAATGCCTTTTAACGTTACGGATGCCAATGCTGTAAAGGCCGCTTTAGAAAACTGGCAGGAAGCTCATGAAAATGATATTGTAGAGGTAATCGTTAACAATGCCGGAATTACGCAGGACGGTATGTTCATGTGGATGAAATACGAAGACTGGTCCAAAGTTATAGATACTAGCCTTCATGGCTTCTTTAATGTAACCAATGCCCTTATTCAAAAACTTTTGGTCAATAAATATGGTCGTATCATTAATATGGTTTCCGTTTCAGGCCTTAAGGGCACACCTGGCCAGACCAACTATTCAGCGGCTAAAGGAGCGGTTATTGGTGCAACAAAAGCACTTGCACAAGAAATTGCAAAAAGAAACGTTACAGTAAATGCTGTTGCACCTGGTTTTATCAGAACCGATATGACAAACGACCTTGATGAAAAGGAATTAAAACGAATGATTCCTGCAAACAGGTTTGGAGAAGCAGAAGAAGTAGCACATGTTGTATCTTTTCTAGCATCAAAAAAATCGGGTTATATTACTGGTGAAGTCATCAATATAAATGGCGGTATTTATTCTTAA
- a CDS encoding beta-ketoacyl-[acyl-carrier-protein] synthase family protein produces MRRVVITGMGIYSCIGKNLDEVKTSLYEGKSGIVNDQERLDFGYRSGLTGMVDEPELKKLLSRRQRLSLGEEGRYAYMATIEALKNAKIEDSFFDENEVGVIYGNDSTARSVVESTDILREKKDTTLVGSGAIFKAMNSTITMNLSTIFRLRGVNFTISAACASGSHSIGMGYHLIKSGLQDCIITGGAQEINKLAMGSFDGLGVFATVDGDPSKASRPFDQARNGLVPSGGGATLILESYESAVKRGAPILGEIIGYGFSSNGGHISTPNVDGPSRAMRNALHDANIDASVIDYVNAHATSTPVGDSNEAKAIYEVFGESNTPVSSTKSMTGHECWMAGASEVIYGMIMMQNSFVAPNINLENVDEDAAKLNIVKETLNKKIDVFLSNSFGFGGTNSALILKKC; encoded by the coding sequence ATGAGAAGAGTAGTAATTACAGGTATGGGTATATATTCTTGTATAGGCAAAAACCTAGACGAGGTTAAGACATCCCTGTACGAAGGAAAATCAGGTATCGTTAATGACCAAGAACGTCTTGATTTTGGCTATCGCTCTGGGCTCACAGGAATGGTAGATGAACCTGAACTGAAGAAACTATTATCAAGAAGACAACGCCTTAGTCTTGGCGAAGAAGGCCGGTATGCCTATATGGCTACAATTGAAGCTTTAAAGAATGCCAAGATCGAAGACAGTTTTTTTGACGAGAACGAAGTTGGTGTAATTTACGGCAACGATAGCACTGCAAGATCAGTTGTAGAATCTACAGATATATTAAGAGAAAAAAAGGATACCACGCTGGTAGGCTCAGGAGCTATTTTTAAAGCAATGAACTCTACCATAACCATGAACCTTTCCACTATATTCAGGCTAAGGGGTGTTAATTTTACAATTAGTGCCGCATGCGCAAGTGGATCTCACTCCATTGGTATGGGTTACCATCTTATAAAAAGCGGTCTTCAAGATTGCATCATAACGGGTGGAGCACAAGAAATAAATAAATTGGCCATGGGTAGTTTTGATGGTCTTGGGGTATTTGCCACTGTAGATGGTGATCCTTCAAAAGCATCAAGACCTTTTGATCAAGCTAGAAATGGATTAGTACCCAGCGGTGGCGGAGCCACTCTAATTTTAGAAAGTTACGAGTCCGCAGTTAAAAGGGGTGCACCAATTTTAGGTGAAATTATAGGATATGGTTTTTCATCAAATGGAGGACATATATCCACACCAAATGTTGACGGACCTTCAAGAGCTATGCGTAATGCATTACATGATGCAAATATTGATGCTTCGGTTATAGATTACGTAAATGCTCATGCAACATCTACTCCAGTGGGCGACAGCAATGAAGCAAAGGCCATTTATGAAGTCTTTGGCGAGAGTAATACTCCGGTTAGCTCTACCAAATCTATGACGGGCCATGAATGTTGGATGGCAGGCGCAAGTGAGGTTATTTACGGTATGATTATGATGCAGAATTCGTTTGTTGCTCCTAACATCAATCTTGAAAATGTTGATGAGGATGCAGCGAAATTAAACATAGTTAAGGAAACGTTAAATAAAAAAATTGACGTATTTTTGTCGAATTCATTCGGATTTGGTGGTACAAATTCCGCTTTGATATTAAAAAAATGCTAG
- a CDS encoding acyl carrier protein — protein MTKEDIIQKIDDFLIDEFEVEEDDIAADANLKDTLGLDSLDFVDLVVAVESNFGVKLVGEDFVNVTTLQNFYDLIERKLH, from the coding sequence ATGACCAAAGAAGATATAATTCAAAAAATAGATGATTTCCTGATCGACGAATTTGAAGTTGAGGAAGATGATATCGCTGCTGATGCTAATCTTAAAGACACTCTAGGTCTAGATAGTTTGGACTTCGTTGATCTTGTAGTGGCTGTAGAAAGCAATTTTGGTGTAAAATTAGTGGGTGAAGACTTTGTAAACGTTACCACGCTACAGAATTTTTACGACCTTATTGAGCGAAAACTTCACTGA
- a CDS encoding LpxL/LpxP family acyltransferase yields the protein MATEWEGKSKGTVLGYRIYIFFIKKLGLGASYALLHFVVLYYCIFSVASTRAIFYYFHKRLRQSTLKSLFNVYRNYYVFGQTIIDKAAISAGLRDRFTYDFDGIDKIEDLLSQKKGGILLSAHIGNFEVAQHFLQDVNAFSSINLVTWDREHEEIKAYLDSVTSKSNIKLILIKEDMSHIFEIHTALTNGELVCFTGDRYIEGTKFLEQQFLGATAKFPMGPYLLASRLKVPVLFVYVMKESKKHYHLYARTAEVKRGDAQGLLEKYTDNLEWIIEKYPLQWFNYFDFWEDKANK from the coding sequence ATGGCAACAGAATGGGAAGGTAAATCCAAAGGCACCGTTTTAGGATATAGAATCTATATTTTCTTTATCAAAAAACTAGGACTAGGCGCTTCTTATGCACTCCTTCATTTCGTAGTTCTTTACTACTGTATTTTTTCAGTGGCGAGCACAAGAGCTATTTTCTACTATTTTCATAAAAGACTAAGACAATCTACTTTAAAAAGTCTTTTCAATGTATACCGAAACTATTATGTTTTTGGTCAAACTATAATTGACAAGGCCGCTATATCAGCAGGACTTAGAGATAGGTTTACCTACGATTTTGATGGAATAGATAAGATTGAAGACCTACTTTCTCAAAAAAAAGGTGGTATCCTTTTAAGTGCGCATATTGGGAACTTTGAAGTAGCACAACATTTTCTACAAGACGTTAATGCTTTTTCTTCTATCAATTTAGTTACTTGGGACCGTGAACACGAAGAAATCAAAGCCTATTTAGATAGTGTTACGTCAAAATCTAACATCAAGCTCATTTTAATTAAAGAAGATATGTCTCATATCTTTGAAATACATACGGCCTTAACTAATGGAGAACTCGTTTGCTTTACAGGTGACCGCTATATTGAAGGTACAAAATTCTTAGAGCAGCAGTTTTTGGGTGCTACTGCCAAATTCCCAATGGGGCCCTACCTATTGGCCTCTCGCCTAAAAGTTCCTGTCTTGTTCGTTTACGTGATGAAGGAATCCAAAAAACATTATCATTTATACGCACGAACTGCCGAAGTAAAACGCGGTGATGCCCAAGGTCTACTAGAAAAATATACCGACAACCTGGAATGGATCATCGAAAAATATCCGTTGCAATGGTTTAATTATTTTGATTTTTGGGAAGATAAAGCAAATAAGTAA
- a CDS encoding dialkylrecorsinol condensing enzyme DarA, which translates to MKEVLVVYYSQTGQLRTIIDSVLSPLDQESVNITYHQIIPDEPYEFPWKKERFFDVFPESFLQIPTAINKPDASVLSKKYDLVILGHQVWYLTPSIPLNSFLKSEEAKTILNDTPVITVIGVRNMWAMSQEKVKKMLIGLNAKLVGNIALVDKNINHVSVITIVHWMLKGKKDRKWGIFPKPGVSDNTIASADKFGHPIKEALMVSDFSTLQEKLNDLDASKISNVLVQMDKRGNMLFSKWANLIKKKGDQGDPARKKWLRLFNYYLIFAIWLIAPIVFIVFLLTYIPMYRKIQRENKYYASVAYKE; encoded by the coding sequence ATGAAAGAAGTACTCGTTGTTTATTACTCTCAAACAGGACAATTACGTACAATTATAGATTCTGTACTATCCCCATTAGACCAAGAATCCGTTAACATTACCTATCATCAAATTATTCCTGACGAACCCTATGAGTTTCCATGGAAAAAAGAAAGATTCTTTGATGTTTTCCCAGAATCCTTCCTTCAAATTCCTACGGCAATCAACAAACCAGATGCTTCGGTATTGTCTAAAAAATATGACTTGGTGATATTAGGGCATCAAGTTTGGTATCTAACTCCTTCCATCCCCCTAAATTCATTTTTAAAATCGGAAGAAGCCAAAACAATACTGAACGATACTCCGGTAATTACAGTAATCGGTGTTCGTAACATGTGGGCCATGTCTCAAGAAAAGGTAAAAAAAATGCTCATCGGCTTAAATGCAAAACTTGTAGGTAATATTGCTTTAGTGGATAAAAACATTAATCATGTTAGTGTAATAACTATTGTACATTGGATGTTAAAAGGAAAGAAAGACCGCAAGTGGGGTATTTTTCCAAAACCTGGTGTCTCCGACAACACCATAGCATCCGCAGATAAATTTGGTCATCCAATCAAGGAAGCCCTTATGGTTTCTGACTTTTCTACCTTACAAGAAAAACTGAACGATTTAGATGCATCAAAAATCAGTAACGTACTGGTTCAGATGGACAAACGTGGCAACATGCTATTCTCTAAATGGGCAAACCTCATCAAGAAGAAGGGAGACCAAGGAGACCCTGCCCGAAAAAAATGGCTACGTTTATTCAACTATTACCTGATATTTGCCATTTGGTTAATCGCACCTATAGTTTTTATCGTATTTTTGCTGACTTATATCCCTATGTACAGAAAGATTCAAA